One Streptomyces sp. NBC_00554 DNA segment encodes these proteins:
- a CDS encoding DeoR/GlpR family DNA-binding transcription regulator has product MTPMTAEERQREIVLAARRTGSVDVTALATELGVAKETVRRDLRTLEDHGLVRRTHGGAYPVESAGFETTLAFRTTSHVPEKRRIAAAAAELLGDAETVFVDEGFTPQLIAEALPRDRHLTVVTASLATAGALAEADNTSVLLLGGRVRPGTLATVDHWTTKMLAGFVIDLAFIGANGISREHGLTTPDPAVSEVKAQAIRASRRTVFAGVHTKFGAVSFCRFADISSLEAIVTSTLLPTAEAHRYSLQGPQVIRV; this is encoded by the coding sequence ACGCCCATGACGGCGGAGGAACGTCAGCGCGAGATCGTCCTGGCCGCCCGTCGCACCGGCTCGGTCGACGTCACCGCGCTCGCCACCGAACTGGGCGTCGCGAAGGAGACCGTACGGCGCGATCTACGCACCCTGGAGGACCACGGTCTGGTACGCCGCACCCACGGCGGCGCCTATCCCGTGGAGAGCGCCGGCTTCGAGACGACGCTCGCCTTCCGCACCACCAGCCACGTGCCCGAGAAGCGCCGGATCGCGGCCGCCGCGGCCGAACTGCTCGGGGACGCCGAGACGGTCTTCGTCGACGAGGGGTTCACCCCGCAGCTCATCGCCGAGGCACTGCCCAGGGACCGGCACCTCACGGTGGTCACCGCCTCCCTGGCCACCGCGGGCGCGCTCGCCGAGGCCGACAACACGAGCGTCCTGCTGCTCGGCGGCCGGGTCCGCCCCGGCACACTCGCGACCGTGGACCACTGGACGACGAAGATGCTCGCCGGCTTCGTCATCGATCTGGCGTTCATCGGCGCCAACGGCATCTCCCGCGAACACGGCCTCACCACCCCCGACCCGGCGGTCAGCGAGGTCAAGGCCCAGGCGATCCGGGCCTCCCGGCGCACGGTCTTCGCAGGCGTGCACACCAAGTTCGGCGCGGTCAGCTTCTGCCGGTTCGCCGACATCAGCTCCCTGGAGGCGATCGTCACGAGCACGCTGCTTCCAACGGCCGAGGCACACCGGTACTCCCTGCAGGGCCCCCAGGTCATCCGAGTCTGA